The following are encoded together in the Paraburkholderia sp. BL10I2N1 genome:
- a CDS encoding GlxA family transcriptional regulator, with amino-acid sequence MQHYRVEGNISPMSPDRTASLSHFAFMPLPNFTMIAFTNAIEVLRMANYLSGQPLYRWSIISPDGGLVTASNGLSVDTGPAECVGQPDIVFVCGGIDVQRETTPAHLSTLRRFARTGVALGSLCTGTYALAKSGLLAGYACAIHWENMSALKEEFPDTRFLKELFVIDRDRVTCTGGVAPLDMMLNLIASRVGTARVTQIAEQFIVEHVRDNSAQQRMPLVARLGSANKSLFEVISLMENNIEEPLSREELARLAGMSQRQLQRLFREHLGMTPTHYYLTLRLRRARELLLQTDMSIMHITMACGFQSACHFSKSYRDAFGTAPTRERRKQVAPLAHTLTPALHPGLAVTA; translated from the coding sequence CTGCAACACTACAGAGTCGAAGGAAACATCAGCCCCATGTCGCCCGACCGTACCGCGTCGCTGTCGCACTTCGCGTTCATGCCGCTGCCCAACTTCACGATGATCGCGTTCACGAACGCTATCGAGGTGCTGCGCATGGCGAACTACCTGAGCGGGCAACCGCTTTACCGGTGGTCGATCATCAGCCCGGATGGCGGCCTCGTCACGGCAAGCAACGGACTCAGCGTCGACACGGGTCCGGCCGAATGCGTCGGGCAGCCCGACATCGTGTTCGTGTGCGGCGGCATTGACGTACAACGCGAAACCACGCCCGCCCATCTGTCGACGCTGCGCCGCTTCGCGCGCACAGGCGTCGCGCTGGGCAGCCTGTGCACCGGTACGTATGCGCTGGCGAAGTCCGGTCTGCTGGCGGGCTACGCATGCGCGATCCATTGGGAAAACATGTCGGCGCTCAAGGAGGAGTTTCCCGACACGCGCTTCCTGAAAGAGCTGTTCGTGATCGACCGCGACCGCGTGACCTGCACCGGCGGCGTCGCGCCGCTCGACATGATGCTCAACCTGATTGCTTCGCGCGTCGGCACTGCGCGCGTGACGCAGATCGCCGAACAGTTTATCGTCGAGCACGTGCGCGACAACAGCGCACAGCAGCGCATGCCGCTCGTCGCGCGGCTGGGCTCGGCGAACAAGTCGCTGTTCGAAGTCATCTCGCTGATGGAGAACAACATCGAGGAGCCGCTGTCGCGCGAAGAGCTCGCGCGACTGGCCGGCATGTCGCAACGCCAGTTGCAGCGCCTTTTCCGCGAACATCTCGGCATGACGCCGACGCACTACTACCTGACGCTGCGTCTGCGGCGCGCCCGTGAGCTTTTGCTGCAAACGGACATGTCCATCATGCACATCACCATGGCGTGCGGCTTCCAGTCAGCGTGTCATTTCAGCAAGAGCTATCGCGATGCGTTCGGCACGGCGCCGACCCGCGAACGCCGCAAGCAGGTTGCGCCGCTCGCCCATACCCTGACGCCCGCGTTGCACCCGGGCCTCGCCGTGACCGCCTGA